From the Ricinus communis isolate WT05 ecotype wild-type unplaced genomic scaffold, ASM1957865v1 Ctg88, whole genome shotgun sequence genome, the window GCTGCAACCATGTTGCCAATCTTGCCAAAGCCATCAATAAGAACATTAAAAGTGACTACAGTGGGCTCAATCCCAGACCTAATCATCTCCTCAAAAAGGACAGAGGCGGCCTCCAGCTTACCCAACTTACTTAAACCCAGATATAATAGATGTATAGGTCATAACATCTGGTGAACAATCATTTCTAGACTGAACTTCCTTCAATAAGTCACATGCTCTATCTAACTCGTTAGCCTTACACAATCCACTTATAAGAGTGTTATATGTAACAACATCAGGCAAACAACCAAAACTTTGCATAGCATTAAATAGTTCAAAACCCTTCTCAACTTCCCCTACTCTGCAAAGACCTCGGATAAGAATATTGAAGGTCCAAGTATTCGGACGAGAATGGAATGCCAAATTCTCTTTAAACAAGAAGATAGCTTCATGTACCTTACCCCCTTTGACCAACTCATTcaacaaataattatacaCAAAAGAACTAATCCTAGCCTCCTCACCTTGAACTTCAATAATCAATTTCTTAGCAAGATCAAACTTCCCCGCTTGTGCAAATGAAGTTACCAAAAATCCTAGAACTCTACTATCAATCAAATGCCCATCACTCCTCATATAACCAATCACCATTTCAACCAAATCATGAAGACCCATTTGACATAAAGACCTAATAAGTAATTCGTAAGTTGAAAAACAATGAATAAGACTGAAATTCAATCTACAAAATTCCATGAACTTCAAACCCACTTGTGGGTTGTTATTTAACCTCTTAATTACCTCAAATGCAACTAAGGGATCATTCAACTTCTCAGATAAATATCCTAAAGAAG encodes:
- the LOC125368567 gene encoding LOW QUALITY PROTEIN: pentatricopeptide repeat-containing protein At2g06000-like (The sequence of the model RefSeq protein was modified relative to this genomic sequence to represent the inferred CDS: inserted 2 bases in 2 codons; deleted 1 base in 1 codon), translated to MTLLLLKPRPLRARASTIIMAHFHDYTKGGGFHPFSDKEVIVKNQEAWFVKVIAIXFVRSHCSDATSLGYLSEKLNDPLVAFEVIKRLNNNPQVGLKFMEFCRLNFSLIHCFSTYELLIRSLCQMGLHDLVEMVIGYMRSDGHLIDSRVLGFLVTSFAQAGKFDLAKKLIIEVQGEEARISSFVYNYLLNELVKGGKVHEAIFLFKENLAFHSRPNTWTFNILIRGLCRVGEVEKGFELFNAMQSFGCLPDVVTYNTLISGLCKANELDRACDLLKEVQSRNDCSPDVMTYTSIISGFSKLGKLEAASVLFEEMIRSGIEPTVVTFNVLIDGFGKIGNMVAAEAMHEKMASYSCIPDVVTFTSLIDGYCRTGDIRLGLKVWDVMKARNVSPNIYTYSVIINALCKDNRIHEARDLLRQLKCSDVFPKPXIYNPVIDGFCKAGNVDEANVIVAEMEEKRCRPDKVTFTILIIGHCMKGRMVEALDIFKKMLAIGCAPDNITISSLVACLLKAGKPSEAFHIVQTASEDLNLSFHLLEKRFL